The following nucleotide sequence is from Nitrospira sp..
GAAGGATATATTCCGTTCAGCTTTCAGCTGTTCATTCTTCTCGTGGTTCCATCGAAATGGTTTCATGCGTGCAGTCTATCCGAATGTGTGCCTTCTGTCATCATCGTGAGACCCTCGATCATAGGGCTGCCTAACTATTGGTTAGGCCTCTGGTTCATTACAGCTTGATGCCTGCAGATTCGAAGTGATGAGAAGGTGGCTTGTTCACACATGACCATTGACGGTTGACGAGTTTCGGATGTCGTATTTCAGCGCTTCACGCTTCCATTACCCCCTCCTTCCGAACCCCTCCCCCGTCATCACCTCGGCCACGTTCTGCCCGTTGACGAAGACATCGGCCAAGGTGCGACCGTAGACATCGCGGCCGTGGGGGACGATGTTGATGATTCCTTCTTGCATCAGTTGCTCCAGCCGAAGGGCAGCTTCTCGCCCGCCTGCTTCCGACAATTCTGGCGCGTTGTACCCGCGAATGCGGATGCGATCTGTTCCGTAGCGAATCGTATCGCCATCGATGGTGCGGACTTGCCAGGGCTCCACCGTCCGCTCGAAACTTCCCACCGACAGCGTGTGACGGGGAAGGGAACGGAGTCCCTTGCTGTGAAAGCGAGACTTCTTTGCGAAGGGATTCTTATGCGGGCGCGGTCCCCGTTCATGGTGCCCACGCCGATACCGTGGTGTCTGATGTTGAGGTAGCGGTTGACGGTCCTCCGGTTTCAGCCCCCAACAATCGTGGCAGTGGAATGGCCCGGGGTCGTTGGCGGCGGCAGGCGTATAGGTGTGCAGCGTGGAACGGCTTTCTTCCACGGCAGCGACGCCTGGCGGGGCGGGTGAGGCGACTAAGAATAGCAGCGTGAACCGGCTGAGCAGGCGGGAAACACGTTCGTTTCTGTGCAGCATAGAAAGACGTCCTCCGAATGTTCGGGGTCGGACGAAGCACGCTCTGTGCCATGCGCCGATCATTGATGGCTGCGGTTGACAAGCCGAAAAACCGCGTGCTCAAATGCCTTCCGTTGAAGAGCGTATGGCTAATGGCCAACAGCGAATAGTTGGGACTATGGGGTTCCCTCAGCTCGTACCATAAGCCATACGCTATGTGCTCTTAATCGGTAAGGCCGCACGAACTACTACAGGAGAGCCGCTCATGGATATGTTTGGAAAAGTGGGGCTGGTCGAGGTGCCGATCTTGATCGCTCCGGATCAGAAGGCTTGGATGGATCGCATGATCAAGGAAGGCAAGATTGCGATTCCTCCCGGCGGGACGTTGGAAAAAGGCTCGCTCTATTCGATGTTTGTCCGCATGCTCCTGCACAACGCGATGGAAGAACAGAAGCGGCAGGAAGCGTTGGAGATGGATGACGAGGACGACGACGAATAGCTCAGGATGCTGAAAACGGTCCCCAGCATCGTTCTCGCATCGCTCGGCCCCTCAACGGTATCGCAAGCGTACGCCTCGGGGCCTTGTTCGCTGCGGCCTTGCTGGGGAAACCGTTTTGAGCATCCTGACGTCGTGCGGTGAATTCGATGGGAATGAATCGCGATCTGTATCTGAATGGATGCATTTCGTATCGGTTTCGATACGAAATGCAGGATTCGCGAACGACGCTTCACGAGCGCCGGGCAACGCCCGGCGCTCCATGCCTGGTCAGAGGTTCTTGAACGCGGCTTGGGCGGCGCTGATCGTGCGGTCGATGTCTTTGGGCGTATGGGCCACCGACATGAACGCGGCCTCGAACTGTGACGGGGCCAGGTAGATTCCGGAGTCCAGCATCTGGTGAAAGAACTTCGCGTAGGCCTTCGTGTCGGCTTTCTTGGCTGACGCCCAATCCGTGACCGGCCCCTGGGTGAAGAACGCGCACATCATCGAACTGACGCGGGTTTGCGTGAGAGCAATCCCAGCTTTTCGTGCGGCATTTCCCAATCCCTCAGACAGGGCCACCGACCGTTGTTCGAGCTGTTCGTAGGTGCCGGGTTTCTTGAGGCGCTTCAGCGTTTCGATGCCGGCCGTGACGGCCAGCGGATTTCCTGACAACGTGCCTGCCTGATAAACCGGTCCGGACGGGGCAATCATCTTCATGATGTCCTTCGCGCCGCCGTAGGCGCCTACCGGAAGTCCTCCACCGATAATTTTCCCCAGGATCGTCAGATCAGGCTTGATGTCGTACAGCGTTTGCGCGCCGCCGTATTGCACGCGGAATCCCGAGATGACCTCGTCGAACACCAGCAACATGCCGTGGGCATCGGTCAGTTTGCGGAGTCCGTGCAGGAATTCCGGCGAGGGCGGAATCACGCCCATGTTCCCGGCGATCGGCTCGACAATGACGCAGGCGAGCTGGCGGTAATGTTTCTTGATCAGCTTTTCCGTGGTGGCCAGGTCGTTATAGGGCGCGGTCAACGTGTGCTTGGTGAAGTCTTCCGGCACACCGGGGCAGTCGGGAATACCGAGTGTCGTGAGGCCTGACCCTGCCTTGGCCAGTAGGTAGTCGCTGTGGCCGTGATAACACCCTTCGAATTTCAGGATGCCGTCGCGTTTTGTGTAGGCGCGAGCGACGCGAATGGCGCTCATGACCGCTTCGGTGCCTGAACTCACCAGACGCACCAACTCCATGGACGGCAGGGCCTCGCGAATCATCGTGGCCAGTTGAATCTCCAACTCAGTCGGCGCGCCATAGCTGGTACCATTTCCGGCGGCCTGTTGAATCGCCTTGGTGACGGTGGTCGGCGCATGGCCGAGGATCATGGGTCCCCAGGACAGGACGTAGTCGATGTAGCTGTTCCCATCGACGTCGTAGAGTCGTGAGCCTTTGGCGCGTGCGATGAAACGAGGCTGCCCGCCCACAGAGCGAAAAGCCCGAACCGGGCTGTTCACCCCGCCGGGAATGATGAGTTGCGCGTCAGCGAAGAGTTGTTCCGATCGTTGTGTTTTCATGGGCCTCTTTCATCGAGCCGTGAGTTGGGGCGCCAACCTACCACGGGAAAATAAAAACGGTCAATTGTGGACAGTCTTCGAGAGTTGCCACGGTGCTCCAACTCCTCTCCGATTCGATACAGTCGGTTATCCGAATAGATACACTCGCGAGGATTCGTAGCGGTCTAGGGCAATGTTAGCACAAAGAAACAATGAGTTAGAGACCGCCGCCCATATGGCGCAGGTCTTGCTGAGTATTGGGTACCACTGTGTAGGAGAATACGATGAAAGTGATCTGTTCCTGGTGTCAGAGTGAAGGCCGATCAGGGTTGGTCCGGGAAAAGGCTCCGTTGGCCGATCTGCGCGAGACCCACGGAATCTGCTCCGACCACCTGGAGCAAATGGCCGTCGGCCGGGACCCGCTGGTTCCCGGATATGATGAAGGCTCGCTGCCGCGCCATGAGTCTGTTGTCATCCGTCGAAGTGCGTTGACCGCTGTGGCCTGCTATGACTGAATTCATCGGAGGTTGCCCGGGGCTTGCCTGTGCATTGACACCGGCCTTGAAACTTTCCCGCCCGGAACGACAAAAAATGTCAATTACTGCCGGAATGCCACCATGTTGACGGCCTCAAGGGACTAAGCCTGATCGGTTTCCGCGAACGATCCTACTGAAAACATTGAACACTTGTTGGCCGATCCCCGCTGGTGCGACTCTTGCGCCCCCAACGTGGATGGCCGCATCGCAACGAATGGAGTGACGTGGTGAA
It contains:
- a CDS encoding thermonuclease family protein, whose amino-acid sequence is MLHRNERVSRLLSRFTLLFLVASPAPPGVAAVEESRSTLHTYTPAAANDPGPFHCHDCWGLKPEDRQPLPQHQTPRYRRGHHERGPRPHKNPFAKKSRFHSKGLRSLPRHTLSVGSFERTVEPWQVRTIDGDTIRYGTDRIRIRGYNAPELSEAGGREAALRLEQLMQEGIINIVPHGRDVYGRTLADVFVNGQNVAEVMTGEGFGRRG
- the hemL gene encoding glutamate-1-semialdehyde 2,1-aminomutase yields the protein MKTQRSEQLFADAQLIIPGGVNSPVRAFRSVGGQPRFIARAKGSRLYDVDGNSYIDYVLSWGPMILGHAPTTVTKAIQQAAGNGTSYGAPTELEIQLATMIREALPSMELVRLVSSGTEAVMSAIRVARAYTKRDGILKFEGCYHGHSDYLLAKAGSGLTTLGIPDCPGVPEDFTKHTLTAPYNDLATTEKLIKKHYRQLACVIVEPIAGNMGVIPPSPEFLHGLRKLTDAHGMLLVFDEVISGFRVQYGGAQTLYDIKPDLTILGKIIGGGLPVGAYGGAKDIMKMIAPSGPVYQAGTLSGNPLAVTAGIETLKRLKKPGTYEQLEQRSVALSEGLGNAARKAGIALTQTRVSSMMCAFFTQGPVTDWASAKKADTKAYAKFFHQMLDSGIYLAPSQFEAAFMSVAHTPKDIDRTISAAQAAFKNL